A stretch of DNA from Tigriopus californicus strain San Diego chromosome 11, Tcal_SD_v2.1, whole genome shotgun sequence:
CTTATAACCACCCATCCGGTTGAAAATAATCGAACCTTTGTTGGTCCggcaaaaataataaaaatacgAGGACTGGCATAACGTGCACAAAACTTATTCCCACTTCCATTCACCACTAATCCAATATTGTAAGCCCACTCCAAAAACACGAATACACCCAAATTTCCACCGTGATAGTTCACTTAATAATCTGGGAAAGAATGAGTTAGGAATGTGGCGGATTGAGGAAACATTTAATCTGGTCTCTTAAGCCTTTCCCGAAAATTCCAgcgatttgttttgtttcacttGGTAGGATTGCCGAGAGGCTATTGAATTCACATCAAGCGCACTGAAAATCGCTTAAGCATGCAAACAACTGAGTTCCCTTGGTGAGAGTTGGGATGGGAAAAGAGATTGGTCGAGTACAAGAGAAATAAACTGTTTACTGGAGTATTTTCTTAAACTCTAGAGCATACTTAATCTATTGGAAAATCGAATTTGACTTGACCCCATTCCTTACCCTAAATACAAAGAGTAATGCATGTGCAGAGTCTGCTATGCATAGAGCTCTCCTTTCAACTTCGACCCCTTGCAAGAAACAAATCCCAATGTGGATGGTTACAAAATAGAAGGCTCTTAGTATTCATCCATCCCTAGTTCTCCACATGAGAGAGTTTATTCCCATGGAGTCTAGTTTCAAAGTCTTTTATAGTCAGGGCTAGAAATTTGAGAGATCTCAATATGATTTTCCCACTGAAATAGGTGGCATTGCCTTCCAAAATGAGGGTGCTGTTTGATCCTCCTTTCTATGTCGTACAGTATTGAAGGACTTATTGCACAGCTTACCATATTGAATcacatttgattttaatttcaatttccaacacCACAAGGGAAGTGGGTGTTAGATTTCATCGTGCTTATCTGTCGTCAAATGTCGGTACAAGTAGCCATTGTCAAGCAGTATGTGTGTCAACCAACTAGTCGGCAAAGAATCTATGTGAATTGGGTCTTTTCTCAAATTGAAGAGGACTCCAAAGCAGACGACGAAGAATAAGAAGACctgttcaatttctttttcttcatttccttcgtGACAAATTCGTGCGAAACCTTGAAAGTCAGCCAACCAGCTAGCCTGCAGTTGGCGAATCTCTGGCAACAACGCTTTACTATCTCTCTAATTTGGTCCCGTCTGTCATTCCTCCTCCTAAGTCCAATAAGGCCATCATCTCTGGCCTGCCTGGACTGTCATTTCCCGAACACTCCCATAACCAATGAGGCAAATCTGTAGCTTGATGAATCACACATAGATATGATGCATTTCAAAAGCTCGGGGTAAAAATAGTGCCGCAATGAGAACGATCGGTAGAGAAAAGAAACTAATGTTTACCTACCCAAGCCTGGGGTAACGAGATCGCCGCCGTGATCGCTCCCTTCTCAGTGAGCGAGTTTGCCAAAGCGGAAGCGATTTCAGCACGTGTTCACGTTTAATTCGAAAGTTCCCTTCCGTAGTTGTGTTGTAGTACACAGGAGCAGTAGCAGGAGCATTAGTTCTCTTATTACTGGCTTCCTTATGGCTATGAGTGACACTCACaacgacaagaagaagagcacGACCGATATTCTCGTAAATGAAATCGTCACACCCGCCATAGAACATGTCGAAAGGGGCTAGAAAGGAGCCGGGCTCTTTCCAACGAAGATTGAAGCTCAGTTAGCACCGGGATTTGGTCTTGGGAAGAAAAGGTAAGTATATCTAGGCACTGCCTGCTACTCGCcccaatggatggatgaaaacGTAGATAGATAGTTAGCTGGCTAAGGGCTGTGGCTGTAGCTTACTTTACGGACGGTAATCGGGTGAGGGAAagaagagcagaaattcattGTACTCAGCTTGTTCCAACTATGGGAGCTTGAAGCATTGTAAAAATCCATAGAGCTTCTTCCGGTGCTTTGTTGAATCCTACACTATTCCTCTACTCCTAGCAAGTTTTGGCCTCACCTAGCTATATAGTATGGACTGGCTCGGAAAATGACCCGAAATGATTTCTCAATCGCTGCTGGCCAACCGATACCAACGAGCTTGGGTGACCAACTCAATGGGTAGGATAGGAAAATAATGGGATGGACTTGAGATTTCGCGATGCATTGAAGGCATTTGTTTATTGTTATTGCAAATTTCTTGGACGTGCAATAATATGTACTTTCATCATTATTCAGATTCTTATCGCATTGAGTGACATTCAATCTCATGGATAGCACTAGGGCCTGAATGGAAGGAATAGTAAGCAATGAATGCCTCAACTATGAGGCATGTACGATAGAAAAATAGTAGGAGGGAGGATATATGATATCACTTCATAACAACAATTGGGATTGACTAGGAGGTGGATCTGGTCCACTAAAGGAAGTTTTCTCTCTACGCACATCCAAGCATCCCTGAGACAGACTCTTGAGTGAATGATGGGCGTGCACAGTAGGTAGGCTGGGCTATGTACATGATTGACTGGCGTTTACTCCTGCTGATTCTTAACATGTTTGGCGACTAAGCCGAGCGGAAAATTGgaggtggtgatgatgatgatgctctcGGGGTTTGTACAAACGAACCGTTTCTCATTGTGAAGATGGGAATTTATCGGAAGAATGTTGGTTGACCAGTCGAAACTCAAGCTACCCAACCCCAAAGTCCAACCTTGGGGCCAGGATCACATTAGAGATGAGGCGGAGAAGACTTTCTGGATGAATGTAGAAAATTCAGGGCACAGAAGCACCGAGATAGGTTGAGGGGAAAGTGCTCCAGAACTAATAGGTGCAAAGCCAAGATATCAAGATGAAGTCACTCAGGAAAACCAGACGAGGAGGAAGTAGGTGTAGGTGTAGTGcgagtcgtcgtcgtcgtcgtcgtatCCCTCTAAAATGCTCTTGTCACAATGCCAGATCGCCATCGCAGTTTTTGTCGTCTTCTGTCAGTCTCTGTCGAGGCACGGAAAGATCGGCCTACATTTTCTTTGGTGGTTGGCTGGTTTTGGCGCGGTTGCGAAAGGGGAAAACGGAGTGGAGGTCGTGGAGGCAATcggtttggttttcatttgcCGCCGTATTTAGAGGGATCACAGTGAATTGATTACAGCGAAGAGCAGGATGTCCGCATCCTATCCATCTTCTGCTCGTCGTCAGCGGGGCTTTTCCATCCATACTCCAATATCAGGATCATTGAAGAAAACcaatgcttcaaaattgattccGATCATAACCTTCGTCTGCCGACGGGCATGAGAAGTATCCTTGTTTGTTTGCGAAAAAGATGAGCCTGGAGCTGGTGGAGGACATATTTTCCCTTATCGTGAGGATTGGTACATAGCCATGGACAAGCGCAATTGGAAGTCTTTGTAGAGCATCTTGCCTCCCAAAGGAACGCGCTGACAGAACATCTCCATGGTCATGAGACAAAGAGCTTTTCCGTTCATGAGGAATCGATCGGATTGGATCGAGGGCAAACCGTGGACATCCGACATGTACTGGATCCAAGTCTGAACGTCTTCACGCATCCAAGAACGGGGATCTGCAACACATCAAGGATAGAGGAATCAGTAAACAAGTCAAAAGGAGCTGCATGGCCAAGGTACTCGTAGGTACCCAAGACTAGCCGAAGAGTGACCAATGTGACGTCaaactatttcaaaaacattttgcttaCCGGCAGGGAGCTCAATTTCGTGAGTGACGTGTCTCTTCTTATAAACTTGAGGATATCTATTTTTGAACGAGAGTTCCTCCTCATACAAAGATCTATCATCGGCAGCCATGGGAGTGGATCCCGAGCCGTCGGCTTCAGAACCGGGTGACACTGATCGTGGCATCACACCCCTGGGCGTGGGAACGGGCCTGGCGAACCAAGGGGCAGAAACTGTGTGATGACCACCACTTCGCTGTAAGCTCAACATCTTGAGGGCTTTAGTTTTTCAAAGTTGGGTTATTTGGTTGCTATGTTTTCAAATCACGTCTGTTCTCGTAGAGATTCAGTCACGAACTGGCCTGTTCACTCTGCGTCGAGAATCAATTCCAGtttcctctcttctctccTCGGGCTATTTCTTTGCCTCGTTTACACAAACCGACAGAGAGCGGAGATCCCAACTCCAACCGGGAGTTACGGAGTCACAGCCGGTTGAATGATCTTGTTAGCTCGGACTAGTTATGTGCCACTCACTAGGTAGACCAAGCTCCATCTAAGGAGGAGCACGTCGACGACGCACACCTTAAATCCAAATGGACGGACGGACCGACCGACGGGCGGATGATCTGTCGACGGCCGGATGCTCACACAGGAAGTGCAAAAGCGAATCGATACAGATAATAATACGAAGTACAGCTACAGCACCCACATATGACGGCAGAAAGACCTACTACTGTGGTGTTGTGGCTTACAAGCACAACGAACACGTAGCAagtatatgtgtgtgtgtgtgtgcgtatgtTCACTCATGTCCGGTCATAGACACACACGGGGAATTGGTGGGGGTGGATCAGAGGGAAAGGGAAGAAACTGTATTGGAAAATAGCCTGGAATGTTCATGTATGCCACTAGGCTACAGACGAGCGTATCGTCAAAGTAGTTGGGGTTTCCTGTTGCCATTGTGGCAGGCAGCAGGACCTTTTGGTGTTGTACGGAAACGAAACTGCTGTGCATGACATATGCGAACCGACGACTCTAAAACTTTGAATGACGAGCTTCAGTGAACAGACCTactccgtccgtccgtccggAAAGCCagatttttgaatgaatactcCCGTCCGACCACTATGATGTGTACCAGTCACTGATCCTAATGCAGTCATGGAAATGGCTGCTAGCTGAGTTCTTGCATATGGCAGATCGCTCTGTTCAATCTAGAGTAAACCAAGAAGGATACATACTAGTTGAGAGAGTAAAAGAGGATAGGCGTGCAATAGAAGCATCGATATATGCAATATTTTAAAAGGCAGGATTTGCGActttgatttggctttgattgtCTTAGATTCGGTTTTGGACAGCAGGATTTGCGActttgatttggctttgattgtCTTAGATTCGGTTTTGGACAGGAAGGAGGTCGACAATTTCATGTACCATTTAGAGATGACTGATGCTCTGTATGACTGATATGCTCGGATGGCAATCTTTTTCTCCTTACAGTCTTCCAATGCCTTTTGTAccaaagcaagcaagcaagcaagattCGTCGAGTAAGGAAGTTGATAAATCGAGTAATTCACCACCAGCCAGGCCAGTGTCAAGATCTTCTTCCACCACCAAGCTAACGGAGGAGGGGCTAATTATAACTGAATGCGATTGTCGTGCAAACACAGATGGTCCTGATATTTGAGGACCAGAAAACATCGAGACTTACTGGCCCAGGTCACACACTATCGGCAATGTTTGGCAGGAAACCTCGTCCCCCAAGAGATAGATGGTTTGCTTTTCCCACGGAAATCTGTGAAACTCATTTTTGCACCCCAAAAACATGTACGACACACGGTTACCAGTTGTCTTCGTTAGAGGTATCGCGGTCCCATTCACGGtcgtcaccatcatcatcatcatcgtcgtcgtcgtcgtcgtcgttcgATTATCTGTCCAAAAGAAAgatacaaatacaaaaacgTGCACGGAAACGGTATTGCACGTTTAACGCATTGGCTCCCATGGttatttgacaaagaaagGGGTAAATAATCACTGATGACCTTTCGTGATGGATTGGAATTGCAATTGGAAGTGAGAATGGGTTTGGGATCCCGGAGCAGAAGGTCAGGCAAAAGTTACTCGGTTTCCTGtcagaaaagaaagaaaaaatgccttCTTAGAGCGAATGAGCATTTTTCAGAAACCATCAAAACGTAGCATGACAACCGTTCCGAAAAATGACTCGATGCAAGACACAAGAACCTACAAATAGGGTAGAGGACATTTACGCCGTGATTGCTAGGCCCCTAGGTAGGTGTTTGCACGACTCGCCGATGAGCTCAGACGGACTGTTATCACCTGGAAAAGGATGTGAATAAGTGGAGGAACTCCAACAAACATCCTGATTTGGAAGTTGTCGATCTTTCCTTATTCCTTCTCATTCTACTTTCATGAGCCTTCCACCCGCTGTGTCTTTGAATGCTCGGTAAACACTCCAACTGCCCGCTTATGGCACCATCGCGTATGTACTGTATGCGTGTACATACAGTTTTTGTTCACGGCCAACATCAACGAGGATTTGCGGACCAAAAAGAACCTGGGAATGGATGGAAAGGAGAGATTGTCGAAAGATGGATGCCATTCACCTTTGGGTTAGCTCTCGGAAATGAATCCTTTGGATTGTACTGTGCAACCTATTCCACAGACACCGAGTAATACGTACATGGCAATTTCTCCTTTCGGTGGTCGATCAGGTTGGGTCAAAAGGCTGAGAATCCACGGTTAATGAAACCACCCACGATTATTCGTTGAACCCATCCTGATGACGTCTCAAAAACACTTTCGGGGTCCCTTTTGGCTCAAATATGCCATCGATGATGGGAAGACTGAAAGGTAACTGTTTCCTGTCTTGAgaggtgaaaattgaattccagtaaaaaataaatcatgacACTATCATCAGTGCAGTTCTACCTTCAATACCGCTTAGCCATTGGCGAAGAAGGTGGTGCTTAATGGAcaaatgaagagaaagagagagacatagaacacacacgcacacactcacatagGGAGTGAAGAAGATTGGAGAAGACAAAACGGAAAGAGGCGCAGCGGGAAATCACTGAATCGAAGATCCAGGAAGTAGCAACAAAGTCgtccacttcttcttcttctcctcttccacATACGAGCACGACTactacatccatccatccatccatccatccatccactcactACCTCACCCACACGCTCACATTCGAAGACAGGAAAGTTTTCAAACGGTTCATTTTCTGGAAGAAATTTCACACTGAAATGACGACATCGTGTTCAATTTGGAGTGAACAGTTTTGTCAACACATTGGCCTGGATCCATGAACACCTCGGCCAGGATGACACTGCGCAGAGAGCTCCTAATGGCGCAGATTCACGCCAAATTGTCAGCCCACCTCAAATTCGTTGCCGATGTCATGGTAACTAGGGTGAGCTTGGATTGGTTTATTGTTTCAAGATCCCATTCCATTCAGGGGGAAATGCACGCTTCGAAGATTTCCACATAGGATGACAAGCAACAGCGCTATTACCAAAAGCATTCGGACAAATTGTTTATACATCTCATCAAATCTTGCTCGTCCAAGGAATTGGTACGCTTATTGGATTTCGTCGGCCAACAAGCACCAAACGAGTGATGGATTCTCTctaaaagagagaaagatgtTGCCGACATCGACCATTTTCTAACACAAACAAGCCACCTAGCATTTAGAAAAACAACGTGTATGCACAGTTGAGGAATCTTTTGACTGTTCAATGACACCGCAAATTTGTGCTGTGGGCCAATCTTTGAAGTCTAGCCACCCCTTGATGACAATCCTCGCACCCATGGGGTCTA
This window harbors:
- the LOC131890069 gene encoding uncharacterized protein LOC131890069, translated to MLSLQRSGGHHTVSAPWFARPVPTPRGVMPRSVSPGSEADGSGSTPMAADDRSLYEEELSFKNRYPQVYKKRHVTHEIELPADPRSWMREDVQTWIQYMSDVHGLPSIQSDRFLMNGKALCLMTMEMFCQRVPLGGKMLYKDFQLRLSMAMYQSSR